From the genome of Leptotrichia trevisanii DSM 22070, one region includes:
- a CDS encoding type III pantothenate kinase, protein MILGFDIGNTHIIPIFYNENGDILATFRIPTHLEFTEDTLFVMLKEFAKNSNLEISDIKNIVISSVVPNINENFTRLGKKYFNINPMFVTLDNVENEIKILPNMERGLGADRIVDILAAKKLYPEKELLIIDFGTATTFDMIKDSTYMGGCILPGITLSINALFSNTAALPKIEFTEPETVLGINTISQINAGIFYGNVGAIKELILQYQNSFPNAYVIATGGQGQKISEYIEEIDEYVAKLGEMGIFEFYSLNKKI, encoded by the coding sequence ATGATTTTAGGATTTGATATTGGAAATACACATATTATACCGATTTTTTATAATGAAAATGGCGATATTCTAGCAACATTCAGAATACCGACACATCTGGAATTTACGGAAGATACTCTTTTTGTAATGTTAAAGGAATTTGCAAAAAACAGCAATTTAGAAATTTCAGATATTAAAAATATTGTTATTTCATCAGTTGTTCCAAATATTAACGAAAATTTTACAAGGCTTGGAAAAAAATATTTTAACATCAATCCAATGTTTGTAACACTTGACAATGTAGAAAATGAAATAAAAATTTTGCCAAATATGGAACGTGGTCTCGGTGCAGACAGGATTGTAGACATTTTGGCGGCAAAAAAACTATATCCAGAAAAAGAACTTTTAATAATTGATTTTGGTACAGCCACAACTTTTGACATGATAAAAGATTCCACTTATATGGGTGGCTGCATTCTTCCTGGAATCACACTTTCAATAAATGCCTTGTTTAGCAATACCGCTGCTTTACCAAAAATCGAATTTACCGAACCTGAAACAGTTTTAGGGATAAATACAATTTCGCAAATCAATGCCGGTATCTTTTACGGAAATGTTGGCGCAATAAAAGAATTAATTTTACAATACCAAAATTCCTTTCCAAACGCTTACGTTATCGCAACTGGCGGACAGGGACAAAAAATTTCAGAATATATCGAAGAAATTGATGAATATGTAGCAAAACTTGGGGAAATGGGAATTTTTGAATTTTACAGCTTAAATAAAAAAATATGA
- a CDS encoding esterase/lipase family protein yields MNKIAKNILIVSIITVAGAIAAQNVVAGILYHEYKIKTYYEKDDKSRKNQDFMVLLHGIYGKSSDMESIAQKFKNDYRIINIQYPTTKETAEEIVERYIKPNIEDVNGQIYADNLHRKIENQYYEIDENGKRKEKTNDENAQKNVKISFVAHSMGTGILRYYLKENPLENLGKVVFISPPSHGSHLADVPFVDKLPVMLGKVVPQFSTKKDSFVNQLGEPNYNYMILIGNKTNNPLYSMIIRGKDDGMVPLETAKMESDNFKIINNTTHTSILKDNRTMKEISDFLKSSDIKENDEKNNNKTN; encoded by the coding sequence ATGAATAAAATAGCAAAAAATATATTAATTGTCTCAATAATTACAGTAGCTGGAGCAATTGCAGCTCAAAATGTTGTTGCTGGAATTCTTTACCATGAGTACAAAATCAAGACATATTATGAAAAAGATGATAAATCTCGGAAAAATCAGGATTTTATGGTACTTCTTCATGGGATTTATGGGAAAAGTTCAGATATGGAAAGTATCGCACAAAAATTTAAAAATGATTACAGGATTATCAATATTCAGTATCCTACCACTAAGGAAACTGCTGAAGAGATTGTTGAACGTTATATAAAGCCAAATATTGAGGACGTTAATGGACAGATTTATGCTGACAATTTGCATAGAAAAATAGAAAATCAGTATTATGAAATTGATGAAAATGGAAAACGAAAAGAGAAAACAAATGATGAAAATGCACAAAAAAATGTAAAGATTAGTTTTGTAGCACACTCGATGGGAACTGGGATTTTACGATATTATTTAAAGGAAAATCCTCTTGAAAATTTAGGAAAAGTTGTATTTATTTCACCACCATCGCACGGAAGCCATCTGGCAGATGTTCCATTTGTAGACAAACTCCCAGTTATGCTTGGAAAAGTCGTTCCACAATTTAGCACAAAAAAGGATAGTTTTGTAAATCAGCTTGGCGAACCTAATTACAATTATATGATTCTGATTGGAAATAAGACAAATAATCCACTATATTCAATGATTATTCGTGGAAAGGACGATGGAATGGTGCCTTTGGAAACTGCGAAAATGGAATCTGATAATTTTAAAATTATTAATAACACTACTCACACGAGTATTTTGAAAGATAACCGAACAATGAAGGAGATTTCTGACTTTTTAAAAAGTTCTGATATAAAAGAAAATGATGAAAAAAACAACAACAAGACGAACTAA
- a CDS encoding phospholipase D-like domain-containing protein, which produces MKKTTTRRTNYTTKKTTRTRNIPKHEHPFLEGISCDIYVGKKAGISVRNAIQKAKKSITVISPFLSGNMITEDIFSSLNKDVQVNIISKDNEKIYPFLRKNLFKYHSMPGFGKFIILLGKLILIILYLILSILILEIFTLFLFDVSFIKSVFPIAKANLLALTIFLGLFTFFLKTVIKNNEFYYSLRDNFNIHILSKNYDLHSKIYIIDNKIAFLGSLNFTDTGFMLNHETCIKTTDKTAIKHLNNVYKDLLKVNSISLKELKYKISKKN; this is translated from the coding sequence ATGAAAAAAACAACAACAAGACGAACTAACTACACAACAAAAAAAACTACAAGAACAAGAAATATTCCAAAACATGAGCACCCTTTCTTAGAAGGGATTTCCTGTGATATCTATGTTGGAAAAAAGGCTGGCATTAGTGTACGAAACGCAATCCAAAAAGCCAAAAAATCAATCACAGTAATTTCTCCCTTTTTAAGTGGAAATATGATAACTGAAGATATTTTTAGTTCATTAAATAAAGATGTGCAGGTAAATATTATTTCAAAAGATAATGAAAAAATTTATCCTTTTTTACGAAAAAACTTATTTAAATATCATTCAATGCCAGGTTTTGGAAAATTTATTATCCTCTTGGGAAAACTTATACTGATAATACTCTATTTAATTTTGTCAATTTTAATACTGGAAATTTTTACACTGTTTCTCTTTGATGTTTCCTTTATAAAGTCTGTATTTCCAATTGCAAAAGCTAATCTTTTAGCTTTAACAATTTTTCTAGGACTTTTTACATTTTTTTTAAAAACAGTAATAAAAAACAATGAATTTTACTATTCATTGCGTGATAATTTTAATATTCATATTTTAAGCAAGAACTACGATCTTCACAGCAAAATCTACATAATTGACAATAAAATTGCATTTTTAGGTTCCTTAAACTTTACCGACACAGGATTTATGCTAAATCACGAAACTTGCATAAAAACAACTGACAAAACTGCGATTAAGCACCTGAATAACGTTTATAAAGATTTGCTAAAAGTAAACTCAATATCACTAAAAGAATTGAAATATAAAATTAGCAAAAAAAATTAG
- a CDS encoding type II toxin-antitoxin system YafQ family toxin produces MYKVKFTGQFKKDLKLAKKQRKNLDTLFNVIKILEKGEKLDDKYRDHSLSGKYKGTRECHIEPDWLLVYEIIDNVLVLVLYRLGSHSELF; encoded by the coding sequence GTGTATAAAGTTAAATTTACAGGACAATTTAAAAAAGATTTGAAATTGGCAAAAAAACAAAGAAAAAACCTTGATACATTATTTAACGTGATAAAAATTTTAGAAAAAGGTGAAAAACTTGATGATAAATATAGAGACCATAGTTTATCTGGAAAATATAAAGGAACAAGAGAATGCCATATTGAGCCTGATTGGTTGTTAGTTTATGAAATAATAGATAATGTGCTGGTACTTGTATTGTATAGATTAGGTTCACACTCAGAACTGTTTTAG
- a CDS encoding type II toxin-antitoxin system RelB/DinJ family antitoxin, whose protein sequence is MANANLSIRVDKETKEKANELFNKFGLTMTTAVNMFLKTAIRENRIPFELKLEEEPNEVTMKAIEEGRRIAKDDSVKGYDSIEELREALGV, encoded by the coding sequence ATGGCAAATGCAAATTTAAGTATTAGAGTTGATAAAGAAACAAAAGAAAAAGCGAACGAATTATTTAACAAATTTGGCTTGACAATGACAACAGCAGTAAATATGTTCTTAAAAACTGCAATTAGAGAAAATAGAATCCCTTTTGAATTGAAATTGGAAGAAGAACCAAATGAAGTGACAATGAAAGCAATTGAAGAAGGAAGACGGATAGCAAAAGATGATAGTGTAAAGGGATATGACAGCATAGAGGAGTTGAGAGAGGCACTTGGTGTATAA